A genomic stretch from Paraburkholderia dioscoreae includes:
- a CDS encoding N-acyl homoserine lactonase family protein: MTAAPENYKIYAIKYAHHDRPARDNFLGGDPHDVNMPLDYFVWAVVGESRTFLVDTGFDVEGGTKRRRTITHSVEAGLGAIGIRPDTVEDVIITHMHYDHAGNRSLFPKARYHVQDREMAYCTGRCMCHGALNHPFDPEDVKSMVGRVFDGRVAFHDGASNLTAGLSVHRVGGHTDGLQVVRVHTERGWVVLASDASHLYANMEQNRPFPAVYNVGDMIEGYRRAHELADSAQHVVPGHDPAVLTRYPAESRETEGWIVRLDAAPR, encoded by the coding sequence ATGACAGCCGCACCGGAAAACTACAAGATTTACGCCATCAAGTATGCGCATCACGACCGTCCCGCCCGCGACAACTTCCTTGGCGGCGATCCGCACGATGTGAACATGCCGCTCGACTATTTCGTGTGGGCGGTGGTCGGCGAGAGCCGCACCTTCCTCGTCGACACGGGTTTCGACGTCGAAGGCGGTACGAAACGCCGCCGCACCATCACGCACTCCGTCGAAGCGGGACTCGGCGCGATCGGCATTCGCCCCGACACGGTCGAAGACGTGATCATCACGCACATGCACTACGACCACGCCGGCAACCGTTCGCTCTTCCCGAAGGCGCGCTATCACGTGCAGGACCGCGAAATGGCGTATTGCACGGGCCGCTGCATGTGTCATGGCGCACTGAACCACCCGTTCGATCCGGAAGACGTCAAATCCATGGTCGGCCGCGTTTTCGACGGCCGGGTGGCGTTTCACGACGGCGCGTCGAACCTCACCGCGGGACTGAGTGTGCACCGCGTCGGCGGCCATACCGACGGCCTGCAGGTGGTGCGTGTGCATACTGAGCGTGGCTGGGTGGTGCTCGCTTCCGATGCATCGCACCTGTACGCGAACATGGAACAGAACCGCCCGTTCCCCGCCGTGTACAACGTGGGCGACATGATCGAAGGCTATCGTCGCGCGCACGAACTGGCGGACTCCGCGCAACACGTCGTGCCCGGCCATGACCCGGCCGTGCTGACGCGCTACCCGGCCGAGAGCAGGGAAACGGAAGGCTGGATCGTGCGGCTCGACGCGGCGCCGCGTTGA
- a CDS encoding MFS transporter, with product MQNEATIGYRLDSLPLSGYHWRLLGLIAAGMYFDSFDIYIAGTVLAAMIHSGESTLKLNAMFVSVTFVGMMSGAWLSGVLGDRFGRRFCYQFNLGIYGFASIAAALAPSMYWLIFFRLVMGIGMGAEIVVGYGTLSEFIPAAWRGRFGTILNLIINTSLFLSTFLGWLIVPHYGWRWMFAIAGCGALFVWFLRKSMPESPRWLASRNRTDEADQVVSTIEKACGVDSATAIAAAAQQPRRAAPGNGRLGDLFTRRLLTRTITGITVLVALFIVNYAFVSWIPTFLVKQGHSVSNSLGLTSVMFAGGPVGSLIAFALAERVGRKWGIVLFSLICAAFGAAYPFAQSEVMITALGFAITCCIYVLSSFSVATYVPELFPTELRLRGSGVSNTAGRAVSIAVPYVVAWAFTGFGIAGVLTLIVGTLLVQALIVGVLGTETRKRSLESIAAEVSDTTDASGQSVNARAASATEP from the coding sequence ATGCAGAACGAAGCAACGATTGGATACCGGCTGGACAGCCTGCCGCTATCCGGTTATCACTGGCGGTTGCTCGGGCTGATTGCCGCGGGCATGTACTTCGACTCATTCGATATCTATATCGCCGGCACCGTGCTTGCCGCGATGATCCACAGCGGCGAATCCACGCTGAAGCTCAATGCGATGTTCGTGTCGGTCACGTTCGTCGGCATGATGTCGGGCGCCTGGCTTTCGGGCGTGCTCGGCGATCGCTTCGGCCGGCGCTTCTGCTACCAGTTCAACCTCGGCATCTACGGCTTCGCGTCGATCGCCGCGGCGCTCGCGCCTTCCATGTACTGGCTGATCTTCTTCCGCCTCGTGATGGGAATCGGCATGGGCGCGGAAATCGTGGTCGGCTACGGCACATTGAGCGAATTCATTCCGGCCGCGTGGCGTGGCCGCTTCGGCACGATCCTCAATCTGATCATCAACACCTCGCTGTTCCTGTCCACCTTCCTCGGCTGGCTGATCGTGCCGCATTACGGCTGGCGCTGGATGTTCGCGATCGCCGGTTGCGGTGCGCTTTTCGTGTGGTTCCTGCGCAAGTCGATGCCGGAGTCGCCGCGCTGGCTGGCTTCGCGCAACCGCACGGATGAAGCGGACCAGGTGGTGTCCACCATCGAAAAAGCCTGCGGCGTCGATTCCGCCACGGCGATCGCGGCGGCCGCCCAGCAGCCGCGTCGCGCGGCGCCGGGTAACGGCCGTCTCGGTGATCTGTTCACGCGCCGTCTGCTGACGCGCACCATTACCGGCATCACCGTGCTGGTCGCGCTCTTTATCGTCAACTACGCGTTCGTCAGCTGGATTCCGACCTTCCTCGTCAAGCAGGGCCACAGCGTGTCGAATTCGCTCGGCCTGACGAGCGTGATGTTCGCGGGCGGTCCGGTCGGCTCCCTGATCGCCTTTGCGCTCGCCGAGCGTGTCGGCCGTAAATGGGGCATCGTACTGTTTTCGCTGATCTGCGCGGCGTTCGGCGCGGCTTACCCGTTCGCGCAGTCGGAAGTGATGATTACCGCGCTCGGTTTTGCGATTACCTGCTGTATTTACGTGCTGTCGTCGTTCAGCGTCGCGACCTACGTGCCGGAACTGTTCCCGACCGAACTGCGTCTGCGCGGCTCGGGCGTGTCGAATACCGCCGGGCGCGCGGTCAGCATCGCCGTGCCGTACGTTGTAGCGTGGGCTTTCACGGGCTTCGGCATTGCCGGCGTCCTGACACTGATCGTCGGCACGTTGCTCGTGCAGGCATTGATCGTGGGTGTGCTCGGCACCGAGACCAGGAAGCGTTCGCTCGAATCGATCGCCGCCGAAGTCAGCGACACGACCGACGCGTCAGGCCAGTCGGTCAACGCCCGCGCGGCGTCGGCCACCGAACCGTAA
- a CDS encoding acetyl/propionyl/methylcrotonyl-CoA carboxylase subunit alpha, translated as MFNKILIANRGEIACRVAATCKRLGIASVAVYSDADANAKHVAACDEAVHIGGASAAESYLRVERIIEAARATGAQAVHPGYGFLSENEDFAQACEAAGIVFIGPPVEAIAAMGSKAAAKALMHAAAVPLVPGYHGDDQDAQLLHREANAIGYPVLLKASAGGGGKGMRVVERSEDFAAALASCKREAASSFGNDRVLIEKYLTRPRHVEVQVFADRHGGAVYLFDRDCSVQRRHQKVLEEAPAPGLSAEIKREMGEAAVAAARAVNYVGAGTVEFIMTSTGEFYFMEMNTRLQVEHPVTEMVTGQDLVEWQLRVAADQPLPLTQEQLKIDGHAIEARIYAEHPARGFLPSTGTLKHLRMPEGVEFTIDASGLGEPGRKAPVRIDSGVREGDTITPFYDPMIAKLIVHGATREEALARLSRALHACEVVGPHTNVEFLQSIVASEPFATGDLDTGLIERHHDALFAPRKKPYKEALALACAALLTREGGTAHGASPWDALSHWRLNGGYTQTLGWRDIDSGGESARLFTVTFARDGGTQTLEHDGVREDFKWSDGSGPHEFRATIGDARATGRVFVDGDTFHVFCLGEALAFEWQNLLAHAADTEGGEGRLTAPMPGKVIAVLVEPGTVVEKGTPLIVMEAMKMEHTIGAPAAGTVSEVLYAVGDQVADGAQLLVLDVQ; from the coding sequence ATGTTCAACAAGATCCTGATTGCCAACCGGGGCGAGATTGCGTGCCGCGTCGCCGCAACCTGCAAGCGGCTCGGCATCGCGAGCGTGGCCGTCTATTCCGATGCGGACGCCAACGCGAAACACGTGGCTGCCTGCGACGAGGCGGTGCATATCGGCGGGGCGAGCGCGGCGGAAAGTTATCTGCGCGTCGAACGCATTATCGAGGCCGCTCGCGCCACCGGCGCGCAAGCGGTACATCCGGGCTACGGCTTTCTGTCGGAGAACGAAGATTTCGCGCAAGCGTGCGAGGCGGCCGGCATCGTCTTTATCGGACCGCCGGTCGAAGCCATTGCGGCAATGGGTTCGAAGGCCGCCGCAAAGGCTTTGATGCATGCGGCCGCCGTGCCGCTCGTGCCGGGTTATCACGGCGACGATCAGGACGCGCAACTGCTGCACCGCGAGGCGAATGCGATCGGTTATCCGGTGCTGCTCAAAGCCAGTGCCGGCGGCGGCGGCAAGGGCATGCGCGTGGTGGAGCGCAGTGAGGATTTCGCGGCGGCGCTCGCTTCGTGCAAGCGGGAAGCCGCGAGCAGCTTCGGCAATGATCGCGTGCTGATCGAAAAGTACCTGACGCGGCCGCGTCACGTGGAAGTGCAGGTGTTCGCGGATCGTCACGGCGGTGCGGTCTATCTGTTCGACCGCGATTGTTCGGTGCAGCGGCGTCATCAGAAAGTGCTGGAAGAAGCGCCGGCGCCCGGATTGTCCGCTGAAATCAAGCGCGAAATGGGCGAGGCGGCCGTGGCCGCGGCGCGCGCGGTGAATTACGTCGGTGCGGGCACGGTCGAGTTCATCATGACCAGCACGGGCGAGTTCTACTTCATGGAAATGAACACGCGCCTGCAGGTCGAGCATCCGGTCACGGAAATGGTGACCGGCCAGGACCTGGTGGAATGGCAACTGCGCGTGGCCGCTGATCAACCGCTGCCGCTCACGCAGGAACAGTTGAAGATCGACGGGCACGCAATCGAAGCACGTATCTACGCAGAGCATCCGGCGCGCGGCTTCCTGCCGTCGACAGGCACGCTCAAACATCTGCGCATGCCGGAAGGCGTGGAATTCACGATCGATGCGTCGGGTCTCGGCGAGCCGGGACGTAAAGCGCCGGTGCGTATCGACAGCGGCGTGCGTGAAGGCGACACCATCACGCCGTTTTACGATCCGATGATCGCCAAGCTGATCGTGCACGGTGCCACGCGCGAAGAGGCGCTCGCGCGCCTGAGCCGCGCGCTGCATGCGTGCGAGGTGGTCGGCCCGCATACCAACGTCGAGTTTCTGCAGAGCATTGTTGCGAGCGAGCCGTTTGCAACGGGCGATCTCGACACGGGCCTGATCGAGCGCCATCACGACGCCCTGTTCGCGCCGCGCAAGAAGCCGTACAAGGAAGCGCTGGCGCTCGCCTGCGCGGCGCTGCTCACGCGCGAGGGCGGCACGGCGCACGGCGCGTCGCCGTGGGATGCGTTGTCGCACTGGCGTCTGAATGGCGGCTATACGCAGACGCTCGGCTGGCGCGACATAGACAGCGGCGGCGAGAGCGCCCGCCTGTTCACGGTCACGTTCGCGCGCGACGGCGGCACGCAAACGCTCGAACACGATGGCGTGCGTGAGGACTTCAAATGGTCGGACGGCAGCGGCCCGCATGAATTCCGCGCGACGATCGGCGACGCGCGCGCAACGGGCCGTGTGTTCGTCGACGGCGATACGTTCCATGTGTTCTGCCTCGGCGAAGCGCTGGCGTTCGAATGGCAAAACCTGCTAGCACACGCAGCGGACACCGAAGGCGGCGAAGGCCGTTTGACTGCGCCGATGCCGGGCAAGGTGATCGCCGTGCTGGTGGAACCGGGCACCGTGGTGGAGAAGGGCACGCCGCTCATCGTGATGGAAGCGATGAAAATGGAGCACACCATTGGTGCGCCGGCGGCGGGCACGGTCTCGGAGGTGCTGTATGCGGTTGGCGATCAGGTGGCCGACGGCGCGCAGCTTCTGGTGCTGGACGTGCAGTAG
- a CDS encoding 3-hydroxybutyrate dehydrogenase — MKGRTALVTGSSHGLGLAMADALAGAGCRVVLHGVETPEQVEPARAAFEQKHGYRADYLQVDLGDARAVERMMFETIERVGAIDVLINNAVVRHFAPIEAFPVDKWEQALSVNLSAAFHTIRLALPGMRERGWGRIFNMTSVYGMRGTANRVDYVTTKSALLGLTRAVAAETMGQGITCNAVCPGAVHTPTSENRIQALMEEERLDRETAIERFLTGKQPTGHFVQASHVADLVVFMCSDAAAEMTGAMLPVDGGWLAT, encoded by the coding sequence ATGAAGGGGAGAACTGCACTCGTAACAGGCTCGTCGCATGGGCTGGGTCTGGCTATGGCCGACGCACTGGCCGGCGCCGGCTGCCGGGTCGTGCTGCACGGCGTGGAAACGCCTGAGCAGGTCGAGCCCGCGCGCGCGGCCTTCGAGCAGAAACACGGTTATCGCGCGGATTATCTGCAGGTGGACCTCGGCGATGCGCGGGCCGTCGAGCGGATGATGTTCGAGACGATCGAGCGCGTCGGCGCGATCGACGTGCTGATCAACAATGCGGTGGTGCGCCATTTCGCGCCGATCGAAGCGTTTCCGGTCGACAAATGGGAGCAGGCGCTCTCCGTGAATCTGAGCGCGGCGTTTCACACCATCCGTCTGGCGCTGCCCGGCATGCGCGAGCGCGGTTGGGGCCGCATCTTCAATATGACCTCGGTGTACGGCATGCGCGGCACGGCCAATCGTGTCGATTACGTGACCACCAAATCCGCGCTGCTCGGTCTGACGCGCGCGGTGGCCGCCGAAACAATGGGGCAGGGCATTACCTGCAATGCGGTCTGTCCGGGCGCCGTGCATACGCCGACCAGCGAGAACCGCATTCAGGCGCTAATGGAAGAAGAGAGACTCGACCGCGAAACGGCAATCGAGCGCTTTCTGACCGGCAAACAGCCGACCGGCCATTTCGTGCAGGCGTCGCATGTCGCGGATCTGGTGGTGTTCATGTGCAGCGACGCGGCGGCGGAGATGACGGGCGCGATGCTGCCCGTAGATGGCGGCTGGCTGGCGACATAA
- a CDS encoding DUF1488 family protein, with product MSVYVDEGFRPCVTECATVAFRVCCDDRAQIFEVSAEALVTYCGAASKRKQDLLVAFEDAQLEILSVAAQKWTFRPTEPVRLGLDEFRMVRH from the coding sequence ATGTCGGTCTATGTGGATGAAGGGTTCAGGCCCTGTGTGACGGAATGCGCGACGGTCGCGTTCCGGGTGTGCTGTGACGATCGCGCGCAGATCTTCGAGGTCAGCGCCGAAGCACTCGTGACTTATTGCGGTGCGGCGAGCAAGCGAAAACAGGATCTGCTCGTCGCATTCGAAGATGCGCAACTGGAAATCCTTTCGGTAGCCGCGCAGAAGTGGACATTCAGACCGACGGAGCCGGTGCGTCTCGGCCTCGACGAATTCCGTATGGTCAGACATTAG
- a CDS encoding phosphate/phosphite/phosphonate ABC transporter substrate-binding protein — MTWIAALPMYNVTPALDFEWREWLADVLRMVKPACRIVEPDEELHGFWRRPNLLISQTCGYPFMHGLHEQVQLIATPRFDAPGCEGAHYSSVLVTRADAPFDTLAACRGARAAYNQDDSNSGMNVFRHAVAPLARAGLFFSAVLRTGSHLGSLRAVAENRADIAAIDCVTFAFVCDEMPELARQVRRIGTTAPSPGLPLIASGTVPPATVEALREALNEVLAAQPERAKRLRLQGFSVLPSSDYERIEELENEARAVGYTRLA, encoded by the coding sequence ATGACCTGGATCGCCGCCCTGCCCATGTATAACGTCACGCCCGCGCTCGACTTCGAGTGGCGCGAGTGGCTCGCCGACGTACTGCGCATGGTCAAGCCCGCGTGCCGCATTGTCGAACCGGACGAGGAATTGCATGGCTTCTGGCGGCGGCCCAATCTGCTGATCTCGCAGACCTGCGGCTACCCGTTCATGCACGGCCTGCACGAACAGGTGCAGTTGATCGCCACGCCGCGCTTCGACGCGCCCGGTTGCGAGGGCGCACATTATTCGAGCGTACTGGTGACGCGCGCGGATGCGCCGTTCGACACGCTCGCGGCGTGCCGCGGCGCACGTGCCGCCTACAACCAGGACGATTCGAATAGCGGCATGAACGTGTTTCGCCACGCCGTGGCGCCGCTCGCGCGCGCCGGCCTGTTTTTCAGCGCGGTGTTGCGAACCGGCTCGCATCTCGGCTCGTTGCGCGCGGTGGCGGAAAATCGCGCGGATATCGCGGCGATCGATTGCGTGACCTTCGCTTTCGTGTGCGACGAAATGCCGGAACTGGCGCGGCAGGTTCGCCGGATCGGCACGACGGCGCCATCGCCGGGGCTGCCGCTGATCGCCTCCGGCACGGTGCCCCCGGCAACGGTCGAAGCCTTGCGCGAAGCGTTGAACGAGGTGCTCGCCGCCCAGCCAGAACGTGCGAAACGCCTGCGTTTGCAGGGGTTTTCCGTGTTGCCGAGCTCGGACTACGAGCGCATCGAGGAACTCGAAAACGAAGCGCGCGCCGTCGGCTATACGCGCCTCGCCTGA
- a CDS encoding bifunctional diguanylate cyclase/phosphodiesterase, which yields MKRNLFFRFLGRLRVGRKLLLIYLLDLSAVLYISGILIHEKYIAIDFSDKELVGNAYVAAVHDALVDFALAGAGKPQTPAQLQRTASWLADAERRYGANMQSAEINARVLAALTASAAPHASAATVDGGLEATRELVTRVGNQSNLILDPDLDSYYSMSLSILRYPELLSDVNRIGRHLHDAGASLRTARMSHDEMRTRYLVLEGQLDAVLQGLRSDYAEAAATNATLTRTIGPPITHMLAAIDAYRRVAGAAVDAGSDAATLTALDAAQQGVVMSVSDAWSATGNQLERLLHERVRGLFERMWLHLGTALFLLCAILSMVYFVAQQISRPLRQLARVMDTVRRTGDHSLRARWHSQDEIGQLVRGFNDMLAQLDRERDVQKELAATARASAAQYALVEATPVPMVVTAIPGHEVLHANKPALYWLNGCTVDPWAVGLDSEVRARFFQQLSDREAVDEFEVHWKAAKESTWAMLSARRLDFQGRDAVLTAFTPINQIKLMEQRLELWGKVFEASSEAILILDAQRRLVTANASFYRATGYRADNVTGKEPAFLFGTQDHDDILPAVIDSVDRLSVWHGEAHVRRRAGSDYPAWLMVSAVRDRRANLSHYICTLIDITDRKKSEARIQFLAEHDVLTELPNRELFVKRLGVVLGNARRTGQRVAVLFIDLDRFKNINDSLGHHIGDSLLRSVSRRLLQAVRTNDTVSRLGGDEFTVILNSVSNAADVTRTIEERLLPLVRQPHEVGGVTLQVSCSVGVALFPDDGEDIETLMQNADAAMYQAKGAGRNLVKFFAPDIAERTRYRLTLEACLRSAITMHEFRLEYQPCVDAHTGELVAVEGLLRWNSPQIGIVSPAQFIPVAEDTRLIIPIGAWVIDEACQQIAAWDAEGLTPLRVSINLSAIQLRDPDLIGTLADSLARHGVAPWRLELEITETVLMDNAENYLTMINAIRALGVKLSLDDFGIGYSSLSYLNRFPLDRLKIDRAFVLDMLDARADLAIVRAIIELGHELGLRVVAEGVESEHQARILRTIGCDELQGFLFSKALSPADLWSWTNARKVA from the coding sequence ATGAAACGCAACCTGTTCTTCCGGTTTCTCGGGCGCCTGCGCGTCGGCCGCAAGCTGCTGCTGATCTATCTGCTCGACCTGAGCGCGGTGCTGTATATCAGCGGCATCCTGATCCACGAGAAATACATTGCGATCGACTTCTCCGACAAGGAGCTGGTCGGCAACGCCTACGTCGCGGCCGTGCACGACGCGCTCGTCGACTTTGCGCTCGCCGGGGCCGGAAAACCGCAGACGCCGGCCCAATTGCAACGCACGGCGAGCTGGCTCGCCGACGCGGAGCGCCGCTATGGCGCAAACATGCAGAGCGCCGAAATCAACGCGCGCGTGCTAGCGGCCCTCACGGCCAGCGCCGCGCCCCATGCGAGCGCCGCGACCGTGGACGGCGGCCTCGAAGCAACCCGCGAACTGGTGACGCGGGTCGGCAACCAGTCGAACCTGATTCTGGACCCGGACCTCGACAGCTACTACTCGATGTCGCTGTCGATCCTGCGCTATCCGGAGCTGCTCAGCGACGTCAACCGGATCGGCCGCCATCTGCACGATGCCGGCGCGAGTCTTCGCACCGCACGGATGAGCCACGACGAGATGCGGACCCGCTACCTCGTGCTGGAAGGACAGCTCGACGCGGTATTGCAGGGGCTGCGCTCCGACTATGCGGAAGCCGCGGCCACCAACGCCACGCTGACCAGAACCATCGGTCCACCGATCACGCATATGCTCGCCGCGATCGACGCGTATCGCCGCGTGGCCGGCGCCGCGGTCGATGCCGGCTCGGATGCCGCCACGCTCACGGCGCTCGATGCCGCGCAGCAGGGCGTGGTGATGAGCGTGAGCGACGCGTGGAGCGCGACCGGCAATCAGCTCGAAAGACTGTTGCATGAACGCGTGCGCGGCCTCTTCGAGCGGATGTGGCTGCACCTCGGCACCGCGTTGTTCCTGCTGTGCGCGATCCTCAGCATGGTGTATTTCGTCGCGCAGCAGATTTCGCGGCCACTGCGCCAGCTCGCGCGCGTGATGGACACGGTGCGGCGTACGGGCGACCATTCGCTGCGCGCCAGGTGGCATAGCCAGGACGAGATCGGCCAGCTCGTGCGAGGCTTCAACGACATGCTCGCGCAACTCGATCGCGAGCGCGACGTGCAGAAGGAACTCGCGGCGACAGCGCGCGCCTCGGCCGCGCAGTACGCACTGGTCGAGGCGACTCCGGTGCCGATGGTCGTCACGGCGATCCCGGGGCATGAAGTGCTGCACGCGAACAAGCCCGCGCTTTACTGGCTGAATGGCTGCACGGTCGATCCGTGGGCCGTCGGCCTCGACTCGGAGGTGCGCGCGCGCTTCTTCCAGCAGCTCTCCGACCGCGAGGCGGTCGACGAATTCGAGGTGCACTGGAAGGCCGCCAAAGAATCCACCTGGGCAATGCTGTCGGCGCGGCGTCTCGACTTCCAGGGGCGCGACGCCGTGCTGACCGCCTTCACACCGATCAACCAGATCAAGCTGATGGAGCAGCGCCTCGAATTGTGGGGCAAGGTGTTCGAGGCATCGTCCGAAGCCATTCTGATTCTCGACGCGCAACGGCGGCTCGTGACCGCAAACGCATCGTTCTATCGCGCGACCGGCTATCGCGCCGACAACGTGACGGGCAAGGAACCCGCTTTCCTGTTCGGCACGCAGGACCACGACGACATTCTTCCGGCCGTGATCGATTCCGTCGACCGCCTGAGCGTATGGCATGGCGAAGCGCACGTACGGCGGCGCGCGGGCAGCGACTATCCGGCGTGGCTGATGGTGAGCGCGGTGCGCGACCGGCGCGCGAACCTGTCGCACTACATCTGCACGCTGATCGACATCACGGACCGCAAGAAGAGCGAGGCGCGCATCCAGTTCCTCGCCGAACACGACGTGCTGACGGAGTTGCCGAACCGCGAGCTGTTCGTGAAGCGACTGGGCGTCGTGCTCGGCAACGCGCGCCGCACGGGGCAGCGCGTCGCGGTGCTGTTCATCGACCTCGACCGCTTCAAGAACATCAACGATTCGCTGGGCCATCACATCGGCGACAGCCTTCTGCGCTCGGTCTCGCGACGCCTGTTGCAGGCCGTGCGCACCAACGACACCGTAAGCCGGCTCGGCGGCGACGAATTCACGGTGATCCTGAACAGCGTCAGCAACGCGGCGGACGTCACGCGCACGATCGAGGAGCGTTTGCTGCCGCTCGTGCGCCAGCCGCACGAGGTCGGCGGCGTCACGCTGCAGGTGTCGTGCAGTGTGGGCGTGGCGCTGTTCCCCGACGACGGCGAGGACATCGAGACGCTGATGCAGAACGCCGACGCCGCGATGTACCAGGCGAAGGGCGCCGGGCGCAACCTCGTCAAGTTCTTCGCGCCCGACATCGCCGAGCGCACCCGCTACCGGCTGACGCTCGAAGCCTGCCTGCGCAGCGCGATCACCATGCACGAGTTCCGGCTCGAATACCAGCCGTGCGTCGATGCGCATACGGGCGAACTGGTCGCCGTAGAAGGCCTGCTGCGCTGGAACAGCCCGCAGATCGGCATCGTCTCGCCCGCGCAGTTCATTCCGGTCGCGGAAGATACGCGCCTCATCATTCCGATCGGCGCGTGGGTGATAGACGAAGCCTGCCAGCAGATCGCCGCGTGGGACGCCGAAGGTCTGACGCCGCTACGTGTTTCGATCAACCTGTCGGCGATCCAGTTGCGCGATCCGGACCTGATCGGCACGCTCGCGGACAGTCTCGCGCGGCATGGCGTCGCCCCGTGGCGGCTCGAACTCGAGATCACCGAAACCGTGCTGATGGACAACGCGGAGAACTATCTCACCATGATCAACGCGATCCGCGCGCTCGGGGTCAAGCTCTCGCTCGACGATTTCGGCATCGGCTACTCGAGCCTCAGCTATCTGAACCGTTTTCCCCTCGACCGGCTCAAGATCGATCGGGCGTTCGTGCTCGACATGCTCGATGCCCGCGCGGACCTCGCCATCGTCCGCGCGATCATCGAACTGGGGCATGAACTGGGTCTGCGGGTGGTCGCCGAGGGTGTCGAGAGCGAACATCAGGCGCGCATCCTGCGCACGATCGGTTGCGACGAACTGCAGGGCTTCCTGTTCTCGAAAGCGTTGTCGCCGGCCGATTTGTGGTCATGGACGAACGCGCGCAAGGTGGCGTGA
- a CDS encoding LacI family DNA-binding transcriptional regulator, which yields MKKRVTAVEDGKIRLAGGPGGEVKTASKAARKTGKSAGTTAARTRPGGQAVRMIDVAKAANVSLMTVSRALNEPERLSKETRKLVLDTVRRIGYVPNHIASNLASARSNVVGQIVPSIQNSLYSHSIKGCADVLRSAGMQLLLADSGYSLEEEEALIDAFIAQRVSGLVLHDTVHTPRAVQLIRAAGIPIVETGDLARTPLDMAVSYSNFNAAKEMTLYLAGRGYKSIGFVCLTTKNNMRARERLKGYYAALEALGRERNPGLVREVEGGLTSGAHAMVDMMQRVPEVDAIFFAGDVLAVGALFEAQRRNWKVPERVAIAGFDDLDILRHTVPRLTCLNLPRLEIGRRSAEALLQRMRNEPIVPARLDLGFEIIQREST from the coding sequence GTGAAAAAGCGTGTGACGGCCGTCGAGGACGGGAAGATCAGGTTGGCAGGCGGGCCGGGCGGGGAAGTGAAAACCGCATCGAAAGCCGCGCGAAAAACGGGCAAAAGCGCGGGCACGACCGCGGCCAGGACACGCCCGGGCGGGCAGGCGGTGCGCATGATCGACGTTGCGAAGGCGGCGAACGTGTCCCTGATGACAGTGTCGCGCGCGCTCAACGAACCTGAACGGCTCTCCAAGGAAACCCGCAAGCTGGTGCTCGATACGGTGCGCCGCATAGGCTATGTTCCGAATCACATCGCCTCGAATCTCGCGTCGGCGCGCTCGAATGTGGTCGGCCAGATTGTCCCGAGCATCCAGAATTCGCTGTACTCGCATAGCATCAAGGGTTGTGCCGACGTGTTGCGCTCCGCCGGCATGCAATTGTTGCTGGCCGACAGCGGCTACTCGCTCGAAGAAGAAGAGGCGCTGATCGACGCGTTCATCGCCCAGCGCGTGTCCGGGCTCGTGCTGCACGACACCGTGCATACGCCGCGCGCCGTCCAGTTGATCCGCGCCGCCGGCATTCCCATTGTCGAAACGGGCGACCTCGCGCGCACGCCGCTCGACATGGCCGTCAGCTACTCGAATTTCAACGCGGCCAAGGAAATGACGCTGTATCTGGCGGGGCGCGGCTACAAGTCGATCGGGTTCGTCTGCCTCACCACGAAGAACAACATGCGCGCCCGCGAGCGTCTGAAGGGCTACTACGCGGCGCTCGAGGCGCTCGGCCGCGAGCGCAACCCCGGGCTCGTGCGCGAAGTGGAGGGCGGCCTGACCTCCGGCGCACATGCGATGGTGGACATGATGCAGCGCGTGCCCGAAGTGGACGCGATCTTCTTCGCCGGCGACGTGCTCGCGGTCGGCGCGCTGTTCGAAGCGCAGCGGCGTAACTGGAAAGTGCCGGAGCGCGTCGCGATTGCCGGTTTCGACGATCTCGACATCTTGCGCCACACGGTGCCGCGCCTGACCTGTCTGAACCTGCCTCGTCTGGAGATCGGCCGGCGCAGCGCCGAAGCGCTGCTGCAAAGAATGCGCAACGAACCGATCGTGCCGGCCAGGCTCGATCTCGGTTTCGAAATTATCCAGCGCGAAAGCACCTGA